The Choristoneura fumiferana chromosome 10, NRCan_CFum_1, whole genome shotgun sequence genome has a segment encoding these proteins:
- the LOC141431830 gene encoding GRIP and coiled-coil domain-containing protein 1-like yields MESLSKQELISTITKQADQIKRYESRLRDVVAAYKGLAKEKEALEVSLKALNKTESTSEGVTDDSVAALTESLSTLTAEKSRMEEAFQADKKVTREKYENMIYTLREETKAMIQQHQAEVNNLKAKIAYEIQERENERADHAAMLKELHIKINTERKSKEKLEDKVGLSTEAQSSQAELEKRVRDLSSSLEAAQRRLQRAEARTVETPALLVRLQNKLALVEQSHSVAIREEQIKVKRAEESARKICARQEERVALLEGRVAELSATVGEYDARRRRDQQLIQQLQDAMNGKLVGEIRASVASEEPQQKSETDNEKLADSEYLQTLIDKIHILKKELVAENEKLGNPIDLTSIFKMDGYENVHTKCIEEFENLKLEFEKYKAQNVKKDESGDVKNEIANLKSERLLLKEKLETYGMMLEDERLDKADTVKACEEKLKTQQDYHKEIVADLKTRIQSLEKQVVTQRDRYAALLDETDSYIRAKNDRSRKVSVENYKEGHGLLTDVMAPPHMLHYAHELARKDLDISQLRKEKHILEGQFRDHQREATIEKERFKEVVRTLKEEIDRLRRIQSREGANLEYLKNVVLSYLTSTNFDDRSHMLNAIAAVLHFTKHEKNLVLSTPRVEL; encoded by the exons ATGGAGTCGTTATCAAAACAGGAGTTAATATCTACTATAACTAAGCAAGCGGATCAGATTAAACGCTATGAATCAAGACTTAGAG ATGTTGTTGCTGCTTACAAAGGATTGGCGAAGGAGAAGGAAGCTTTGGAAGTTAGTCTCAAAGCCTTAAACAAAACAGAAAGCACCAGCGAAGGAG TGACTGATGACTCTGTGGCAGCTCTCACAGAGTCTCTATCAACTCTAACGGCAGAGAAATCTCGAATGGAAGAGGCTTTCCAAGCCGACAAGAAGGTTACTAGAGAAAAG TATGAAAACATGATCTACACTCTAAGAGAGGAAACAAAAGCAATGATCCAACAGCATCAAGCAGAAGTCAATAACCTGAAAGCAAAGATAGCATATGAAATCCAGGAAAGAGAGAACGAGAGAGCTGATCATGCTGCCATGTtgaa agAATTACATATCAAAATCAATACGGAAAGAAAATCCAAAGAGAAGCTAGAAGACAAAGTTGGACTCTCAACCGAAGCTCAAT cgTCTCAAGCGGAATTAGAGAAGCGTGTCCGCGACTTGAGTAGTTCTTTGGAAGCGGCGCAGAGACGGTTGCAGCGAGCGGAGGCGCGGACAGTGGAGACTCCGGCTCTGCTGGTGCGGCTACAGAACAAGCTGGCTTTGGTCGAGCAGTCGCACTCAGTCGCTATCAGAGAG GAGCAAATCAAAGTGAAACGTGCAGAGGAATCCGCTCGAAAAATCTGCGCACGCCAAGAAGAGAGGGTAGCTCTGCTAGAAGGCAGAGTGGCTGAGCTGTCTGCCACCGTCGGGGAGTATGATGCGAGGAGGCGGCGCGACCAACAACTCATACAGCAGTTGCAGGACGCCATGAATGGAAAGCTGGTTGGGGAGATACGTGCCAGTGTTGCTAGTG AAGAGCCTCAACAAAAAAGTGAGACTGACAACGAGAAACTAGCAGACAGTGAATACCTACAGACCTTAATAGACAAAATACACATCCTCAAAAAGGAGTTAGTGGCCGAAAACGAGAAACTAGGGAACCCCATCGACTTGACATCCATTTTCAAAATGGACGGCTACGAAAACGTACACACCAAGTGTATAGAGGAGTTTGAAAATCTGAAGCTGGAATTTGAGAAGTATAAAGCGCAGAATGTCAAAAAGGATGAGAGTGGGGATGTGAAGAACGAGATAGCTAATTTGAAGAGTGAGAGACTGTTGCTGAAGGAGAAGTTGGAGACTTACGGAATGATGCTGGAAGACGAAAGGTTGGATAAAGCAGATACAGTAAAAGCTTGCGAAGAG AAACTGAAAACCCAACAGGACTACCACAAGGAAATAGTTGCTGATCTGAAGACTCGTATCCAGAGCTTGGAAAAGCAAGTGGTCACCCAGCGGGACAGATACGCGGCGTTACTGGACGAGACTGACAGCTACATACGCGCCAAGAATGACCGCTCCAGGAAAGTCAGCGTGGAGAATTATAAGGAAGGACATGGGTTGTTGACG GACGTGATGGCACCGCCGCATATGCTCCACTATGCGCACGAGTTGGCCAGAAAGGATCTCGACATATCACAGCTCAGGAAAGAGAAACATATCCTTGAGGGACAGTTCAG ggaTCACCAACGTGAGGCTACCATAGAGAAGGAGCGGTTTAAAGAAGTTGTAAGGACACTGAAAGAAGAAATTGacag ATTAAGAAGAATCCAGTCTCGCGAAGGGGCGAATCTCGAATATCTAAAGAACGTGGTGTTGTCGTACCTTACGTCGACGAACTTCGACGATCGCTCGCACATGCTCAACGCTATAGCCGCGGTGTTGCACTTCACTAAGCACGAGAAGAACCTTGTACTATCAACGCCACGCGTTGAGCTGTAG